A part of Aegilops tauschii subsp. strangulata cultivar AL8/78 chromosome 2, Aet v6.0, whole genome shotgun sequence genomic DNA contains:
- the LOC109749642 gene encoding uncharacterized protein, whose product MGQAWASLQEKLQGRHWKERQVRKITDKVFDRLTEDTQKPEKDALKFEEVYIAVLCVYNDINKYLPGPHYDPPSKERLKELMREFDIDMNGLLDREEFAEFIRKLTAESLCAISLKLIITLVAAPALALATKRATEGVPGVGKVVHKVPNAIYAAAITMAAVLIQRSAEGVE is encoded by the exons ATGGGGCAGGCCTGGGCGTCTCTGCAAGAGAAGCTCCAAG GGCGGCACTGGAAGGAGAGGCAGGTGCGGAAGATCACCGACAAGGTGTTCGACCGGCTCACCGAGGACACCCAGAAGCCCGAGAAGGACGCCCTCAAGTTCGAGGAGGTCTACATCGCCGTCCTCTGCGTCTACAA TGACATCAACAAGTACTTGCCAGGGCCGCACTACGACCCCCCGTCCAAGGAGAGGCTCAAGGAACTCATGAGA GAGTTTGACATCGACATGAACGGTCTCCTGGACCGCGAGGAGTTCGCGGAGTTCATCCGGAAGCTGACCGCCGAGTCACTCTGCGCGATCAGCCTCAAGCTGATCATCACGCTGGTCGCCGCCCCTGCGCTGGCGCTGGCGACCAAAAGGGCAACCGAGGGCGTCCCCGGCGTCGGCAAGGTAGTGCACAAGGTGCCCAATGCCATCTACGCCGCCGCCATCACCATGGCTGCCGTGCTCATCCAGAGATCCGCCGAGGGCGTCGAGTAG